From Channa argus isolate prfri chromosome 21, Channa argus male v1.0, whole genome shotgun sequence, one genomic window encodes:
- the tprkb gene encoding EKC/KEOPS complex subunit TPRKB, producing MYLTQELELFPDHRVTQMLFKEVKNAVDLRQSAVEGKLHCALINPTMLVNHFQVLVAANKALHLQKTGKMKTRSMYSEIIFNLSPTNNISEAFKRFGTSDGDDAVMVVLVHNKDETQLISDIVAKVDGLQIPVGDISSLSDPAKIKKLYKVTPQEEKCGTLLDAVVCRMATKDVM from the exons ATGTATCTGACACAGGAGCTAGAGCTTTTTCCTGACCACAGAGTGACTCAAATGCTTTTTAAGGAAGTAAAAAACGCCGTAGACTTGAGACAAAGTGCCGTGGAGGGTAAACTACATTGTGCCCTGATCAACCCTACAATG CTAGTGAATCATTTTCAAGTGTTGGTAGCCGCAAATAAGGCTctacatttacagaaaacaggaaaaatgaaGACAAGAAGTATGTACTCTGAAATAATCTTCAACTTGTCACCCACTAATAAT ATCTCAGAGGCCTTTAAAAGGTTTGGGACCTCAGATGGTGATGATGCTGTCATGGTTGTCCTGGTTCACAACAAAGATGAGACCCAGCTTATTTCAGACATTGTAGCCAAGGTGGATGGACTGCAAATTCCAGTGGGAGACATTTCCTCACTGTCAGACCCTGCAAAGATCAAAAAG CTGTACAAAGTCACACCCCAGGAGGAAAAGTGCGGGACTCTGCTGGACGCCGTTGTTTGCAGAATGGCCACCAAAGATGTCATGTAG